The following are from one region of the Oreochromis aureus strain Israel breed Guangdong linkage group 1, ZZ_aureus, whole genome shotgun sequence genome:
- the vps33b gene encoding vacuolar protein sorting-associated protein 33B, producing the protein MAHSARRDSPELPDFSILKRLARDQLIYLLEQLPGKKDLFIEADLMSPLDRIANVSTLKQHEVDKLYKVEHKPVISTSDQLCFLIRPRIQTVKWICDVVNADKVPGKSRRYKIIFTPQKFYACEAVLEEQGIFGDVTIDEWPFYLLPLDDDIISLELPEFFQDNFLAGDQRWVRTAGSALHLLYSLYGPFSKVYGIGRCSKMAYESWREQVEEGEQKARQAEIGNVFLIDRDVDFVTPLCSQVVYEGLVDDIFRIKCGCVEFGPDVTSSDKSVKVMLNSQDKVFSEIRNEHFSNVFGFLSQKARNLQTAYDKRRGMDIKQMKAFVSEELKGLKQEHRLLSLHIGASESIMKKKTKQDFQELLKTEHLLLEGFEIRECISYIEEHINRQVSMVESLRLLCLLSITENGLLPKDYRSLKAQYLQSYGVDHLLTFSNLRQLGLLVEQQPGETLTVMESKVGKLVNDKTAGKLTDAFSSLAKKSNFRALSRKLNLVPKMDEEYDLRVPRDMAYIFSGAYIPLSCKLIEQVLERDGWMGLEEVTRLLNGHEFAVTGSSGVDSKGKNDTQRIILVMFLGGCTYSEISALRFLGREKGYKFIVVTTAITNSSRLLEALLGNHV; encoded by the exons ATGGCTCACAGTGCCAGGAGAGACTCCCCGGAGCTCCCCGACTTCTCCATCCTCAAGAGGCTGGCCAGAGATCAGCTCATCTACCTGCTGGAACAG CTGCCCGGGAAGAAGGACCTCTTCATTGAGGCAGACTTGATGAGCCCGCTGGATCGTATTGCAAATGTATCAACACTAAAG CAACATGAAGTGGACAAACTGTACAAAGTGGAACACAAACCTGTTATCAGCACCTCAGATCA GCTCTGTTTCCTGATCCGACCAAGAATACAGACTGTCAAATGGATATGTG ATGTGGTGAACGCAGACAAGGTACCTGGAAAATCCCGAAGATACAAGATCATCTTTACCCCTCAGAAG TTCTATGCGTGTGAGGCCGTGCTGGAGGAGCAGGGGATCTTTGGCG ATGTCACCATAGATGAGTGGCCTTTCTACCTGCTTCCTCttgatgatgacatcatcagtctgGAGCTGCCAGAATTCTTTCAAGACAACTTCCTG GCCGGAGACCAGCGCTGGGTGAGGACCGCCGGCAGTGCCCTCCACCTCCTGTACTCCCTGTACGGCCCATTCTCAAAGGTCTACGGGATTGGGCGCTGCTCCAAG ATGGCGTACGAGTCATGGAGGGAGCAGGTCGAAGAGGGAGAACAAAAAGCTCGTCAGGCTGAAATTGGGAATGTTTTCCTTATTGACAGAG ATGTGGACTTTGTCACTCCTCTGTGCTCACAAGTTGTCTACGAAGGCCTCGTCGATGACATCTTTAGAATCAAATGTG GATGTGTGGAGTTTGGACCTGATGTTACCTCCTCTGACAAAAGTGTGAAAGTGATGCTGAACTCTCAGGATAAG GTGTTCAGTGAAATCAGAAATGAGCATTTCTCGAACGTCTTTGGTTTTCTCAGTCAGAAAGCCAGGAATCTGCAGACTGCATATGAC AAACGTCGGGGGATGGACATAAAGCAGATGAAGGCGTTTGTGTCAGAGGAGCTGAAAGGGTTAAAGCAGGAACATCGACTGCTGAGCCTGC ACATTGGTGCCAGTGAGTCGataatgaagaagaaaacaaagcaggacTTTCAGGAGCTGCTGAAGACAGAACACT TGTTACTGGAAGGATTTGAAATCCGTGAATGCATTTCTTACATAGAGGAGCACATcaacagacag GTGTCCATGGTAGAAAGTCTGCGGCTGCTTTGTCTGCTGTCTATCACAGAAAACG GACTGCTGCCAAAAGACTACCGCTCATTAAAAGCACAGTATTTACAG AGCTATGGAGTGGATCACCTGCTTACATTTTCCAACCTGAGGCAGCTGGGGCTGCTGGTTGAGCAGCAGCCGGGAGAGACGCTCACTGTAATGGAGAGCAAAGTGGGCAAACTGGTTAATGATAAAACTGCAG GAAAACTGACAGATGCCTTTTCCTCTCTGGCAAAGAAGAGCAATTTCAGAGCCTTGAGCAGAAAACTTAACTTG GTGCCAAAGATGGATGAAGAATATGACCTGCGTGTCCCTCGAGACATGGCGTATATCTTCAGTGGTGCCTACATCCCTCTGAGCTGCAAACTCATCGAACAA GTGCTGGAGCGAGACGGTTGGATGGGGCTTGAAGAAGTCACCAGGCTGCTAAATGGGCATGAATTTGCAGTTACAG GGAGCAGCGGAGTGGATTCAAAGGGAAAGAACGACACTCAGCGTATCATACTGGTCATGTTTCTTGGTGGATGCACCTACTCTGAGATTTCTGCCCTTCGGTTCCTCGGCAGAGAGAAAG gtTATAAATTCATTGTGGTTACAACTGCAATTACAAACAGTTCCAGACTCCTGGAGGCTTTGCTGGGCAACCACGTATGA
- the hddc3 gene encoding guanosine-3',5'-bis(diphosphate) 3'-pyrophosphohydrolase MESH1, which yields MNSDAALLLETVQFAAEKHRNQKRKDPEGTPYINHPIGVARILSHEGGVTDIEVLQAALLHDTVEDTDTTPAELEAKFGVTVARIVQEVTDDKSLPKQERKRLQVEHAPHCSQQAKLVKLADKLYNLRDLNRCTPVGWTAERVQEYFLWASEVVKGLKGTNSALEKKLEELFKERGVQL from the exons ATGAACTCAGATGCAGCTTTATTGTTAGAAACTGTCCAATTTGCCGCAGAGAAACACCGCAACCAGAAACGTAAAGATCCAGAGGGAACGCCGTATATAAATCACCCCATAG GAGTGGCGAGAATCCTCAGCCACGAAGGGGGCGTCACAGACATCGAGGTTTTGCAG GCCGCCCTGCTTCATGATACAGTAGAAGACACCGACACCACCCCCGCAGAGCTGGAAGCTAAATTTGGGGTAACCGTGGCTCGCATTGTTCAGGAGGTGACGGATGACAAGAGCCTGCCCAAGCAGGAGAGGAAGCGTCTACAGGTGGAACACGCACCTCACTGCAGCCAACAGGCCAAGCTGGTTAAACTGGCTGATAAACTGTACAACCTGAGGGATCTGAACCGCTGCACTCCTGTTG GTTGGACAGCTGAGCGGGTGCAGGAGTATTTCCTGTGGGCCTCTGAGGTGGTGAAAGGCCTGAAAGGAACCAACTCAGCTCTGGAGAAGAAGCTGGAGGAACTCTTTAAAGAGAGAGGAGTCCAGCTCTGA
- the mfap1 gene encoding microfibrillar-associated protein 1, translated as MSSREALNMKLPPIQSTAGAVPVRNEKGELSMEKVKVKRYVSGKRPDYAPMESSDEEEEDFQFVKKGKEMETEVELEEEDVSDPRLRRLLNRVSEDVEERLARHRQIAEPEVVAESSEDSDEGTWHPQREESSEDEEEEEEEVDDEEIERRRAMMRQRALERKNEEMEVMEVEEEGKSGDESESESEYEEYTDSEDEAEPRLKPVFIRKKERVTVAEREAEEQRQRELEAEAKRQAEERRRYTLKIVEEEAKKEFEENRRTLAALDALDTDGENEEEEYEAWKVRELKRIKRDREAREAFEKEKSEIERFHSLTEEERRAELRNNGKVVTNKATKGKYKFLQKYYHRGAFFMDEEEDVYKRDFSAPTLEDHFNKTILPKVMQVKNFGRSGRTKYTHLVDQDTTSFDSAWAQESAQNTKFFKQKAAGVRDVFDRPTVKKRKT; from the exons ATGTCTAGTCGCGAAGCCCTAAACATGAAGCTTCCACCGATCCAGTCCACGGCCGGAGCCGTGCCGGTCCGGAATGAGAAAG GTGAGCTCTCCATGGAGAAGGTGAAGGTGAAAAGGTACGTGTCGGGTAAACGCCCTGACTACGCGCCGATGGAGTCGtctgatgaagaagaagaagacttcCAGTTTGTGAAGAAGGGAAAAGAAATGGAGACAgaggtggagctggaggaggaggatgtcTCTGATCCACGTCTCAGGCGTTTGCTAAACCGTGTCTCTGAGGACGTGGAAGAGAG GCTTGCAAGACACAGACAGATAGCAGAGCCTGAAGTTGTGGCTGAGAGCAGTGAAGACTCTGATGAAGGCACGTGGCACCCACAGCGAGAGGAGAGCAgtgaagatgaagaggaggaggaagaagaagtggATGATGAG GAAATCGAGAGGAGGCGAGCAATGATGCGTCAGCGAGCCTTggaaagaaagaatgaagaGATGGAGGTcatggaggtggaggaagaggGGAAATCAGGAGACGAGTCGGAGTCAGAGTCTGAATACGAGGAATACACCGACAGCGAGGACGAAGCAGAGCCGCGGCTCAAACCTGTCTTCATCCGCAA AAAAGAGAGAGTCACAGTGGCAGAGCGTGAAGCAGAggagcagagacagagagagttgGAGGCCGAAGCGAAGCGGCAGGCGGAGGAGCGACGGCGCTATACCCTCAAGATCGTGGAGGAAGAGGCCAAGAAGGAGTTTGAGGAGAACCGGCGCACGCTGGCTGCTCTGGACGCTCTGGACACCGATGGAGAGAACGAGGAGGAGGAATACGAAGCCTGGAAGGTCAGAGAGCTGAAGCGCATCAAGAGGGACAGAGAGGCACGAGAAGC CTTCGAGAAGGAGAAGTCTGAAATCGAGAGATTCCACAGCTTGACTGAGGAGGAGCGCAGGGCCGAGCTGCGCAACAACGGCAAGGTCGTCACCAacaaagccaccaaaggcaaaTACAAGTTCCTCCAGAAATACTACCACAGAGGAGCCTTCTTCATG gacgaggaggaggacgTGTACAAGAGAGATTTCAGTGCACCTACTCTGGAGGATCACTTCAACAAAACCATCTTACCCAAAGTTATGCAG GTGAAAAACTTTGGTCGGTCTGGACGCACAAAGTACACCCACCTGGTGGACCAGGACACCACGTCGTTCGACTCTGCCTGGGCTCAAGAGAGCGCTCAGAACACCAAGTTCTTCAAGCAGAAGGCGGCAGGCGTGAGGGACGTGTTTGACCGGCCCACcgtgaagaagaggaagactTAA
- the hypk gene encoding huntingtin-interacting protein K, whose amino-acid sequence MAAEGDVDLDLEAEENCTGKPAEKPRKHDSGAADLERVTDYAEEKEISSSDLETAMSVIGDRRSREQKAKQEREKELAKVTIKREDVELIMSEMEISRAVAERSLREHMGNVVEALVALTN is encoded by the exons ATGGCGGCGGAAGGAGACGTCGATTTGGACTTGGAAGCCGAGGAAAACTGCACCGGGAAGCCGGCAGAGAAGCCTCGGAAACATGACAGCGGGGCCGCTGATTTGGAGAGAGTGACAGACTACGCGGAGGAGAAGGAAATCTCCAGCTCTGATTTAGAAACG GCCATGTCAGTGATTGGAGACCGAAGGTCGCGAGAACAGAAAGCCAAGCAGGAGAG AGAAAAGGAGTTGGCCAAAGTCACCATCAAGAGAGAGGACGTGGAGCTAATC ATGTCTGAGATGGAGATTTCGAGGGCCGTGGCTGAGCGCAGTCTGAGGGAACACATGGGGAACGTGGTGGAAGCTCTGGTGGCTCTGACCAACTGA